GGTCTCGGTGCGCAGTTCGCTGTCCTTCGGCCGGGAGATGCCGAAGTCGATGACCTTCGGCCCGTCCTCGGCGAGCAGCACGTTGCTCGGCTTGAGATCCCGGTGGACGACGCCCACCCGGTGGATGTCCCGAAGCGCCTCCGCCAGTCCCGCCATCAGCCGGCGCAACTGGGCCGCGGCCATGGGCCCGTTCCGTTTCACTTCCTCGGCCAGGGTGGGCCCGGGGATGAACAGGGTGGCCATCCAGGGCCGTTCGGCCTCCGGATCGGCGTCGACCACGGGTGCGGTGAAGGCGCCGCTGACCCGCCGGGCCGCCGCCACCTCCTGCCGGAAGCGTCCCCTGAACTCGGGATCCCTGGCGAACTCCGCGTGCACGACCTTCACCGCGAGCTTCATCCCGGAGGGACTGCGCGCCAGGTGCACGACGCCCATGCCGCCCGAGCCGAGACGGGCCTCGAGGCGGTAGTGACCGGCGTACTCCGGAAGTTCCGCTTCCGCGCTCGCTCCGATGTTGCGCTGTGGCGCCATGGACCACCCCCGTGCTCTACGTCCGCGCGCGCGACGCACGGAGCCTAGTCGATGACACGTACGAGACCGAGGCGGCTTGCTAGCCTCCGTGTGCGAATCGCGTACACAAGTTTCGAGACGCGATTGCAGGGAATCAACGCGATCCCACGGCCGTCCTGGGCCATGGGTCAACGGGGGAGGTTTTCCATGACGGTGGAGAACGTGGAAGTGCGACAGACCGGTGGTGTCACCGAGGCCGTCGCGACGACGGGCGTGCGCTACTACGCGGTCGCCCCGGGCGTGCGGCTGAACGTCCGCAGCGGCCCCGGCACCAACTATCCGGTCATCCGGGTGCTGCCCGAGGGTGCCCACGTGCCGATCTACTGCCAGCGGCCCGGAGAGACGGTCACCGGTCCCTACGGCACGTCGAAGATCTGGGACAACATCAGTCAGGGCGAGTACGTCTCGGACGCCTACGTGCAGACGGGCAGCGACGGCTACGTCGCCTCGCGCTGCCTCTGACACCTCCGGCGCCGCCGGGAGCCCGCACCCCGGGCCGTCGGACACGGGAGCCATAATCGACGCGTGAGCGACGAATCCGGCACCCCGACGACGACCCCCGCGGGCTCCCGGTCCGCCGCGGCCCCTGCCCCGGGCACCGCGCCCGCGGCAGGCCCGCGTCCCGAGCCGGTCCGCTTCTTCGGCACGACCTGGCTGCACCACGACCGGGGCTACGCGCTCCGCCGCGTGGCCGCCTCCGCGGGCTCGCTCGCCGCGGTCGTCGTCTCCTGCCTGGTGCTGCGCTTCGCCTATGAGGGACTGGCGCTCGCGAACACCGGGGACCTGGTGCCGGCGCTGATGGTCGTGATGTTCGCGGTGTGCAGCGCGCTCGCCTTCCGGCACACCTGGGACGGCTTCGGCAAGCGCCCCGACCCCGACCGCCAGGCGTCCCTGCGCGGCCTGCTGGCCATCGGCTTCGTCGGCTCCCTCCTCGCCTACTTCTTC
Above is a genomic segment from Streptomyces glaucescens containing:
- a CDS encoding SH3 domain-containing protein, coding for MTVENVEVRQTGGVTEAVATTGVRYYAVAPGVRLNVRSGPGTNYPVIRVLPEGAHVPIYCQRPGETVTGPYGTSKIWDNISQGEYVSDAYVQTGSDGYVASRCL